The DNA region CGTGCAGAGTATGGAGGAATCAATTCGCAGTTGCTGTGATTATTCATAGTTTTGAGATTCTAATAGTGAAACTCCGAAAGAGATATGCTATCTCTTCTGCGCTATGAGGGTAGACCGCAAGGGAATGGACTGGCGATGCCGGTACCAGCCACCGGAGCATGCGGTTCCCTGCGAAGCTGGTCACACAGGTGTGAAAGGGAAGCGCGATGATGGACGAACGACGCGATGTGGCCCTGGCGATCAAGTCTTGCCTGGACAGCCTGATGAGCGATGCGACGCGCTGCGATCTCGACGATCTGGTGCGCTTCCTCAGCCTCGCCGCCCTCGCCGCGGAGGAGGCCGCCGTCGCCCATGATCCGAAGGCCATCCGTCTGAGGGCGATGATGGCGAGCGGTGCCGGTCACTGCTGACCCGCAATCCCCGCCTGTCCGGATCCAGAAGGGGCGGACGTCCGTCCGTCCTGCGGTTCGAATCCCCGGTCGAGGGATCCCCATTGAGAGTCGAAAATTCACCAAAAAGCCCGGCCGGCAGGTTCGGGTCGTGACAGTCGTAGCGACCGTTCTCCGCCAAGGTTTCAGATTATTTCCGCGTTGCGGATGGCGTCGTCGATCCGGCCCAGCATTTCGGCGCATGACTCGTCGCCATCCATCAGGTCGGGCAACGCGAAGCTGAACATGGCGACCGCGGCGACGGCATCCCGCCCGCCGGCGGGCGGGCGTTCCGCTCCGACCAGCCACAGGTAATGGGTCTCGGCCCGGCCATCCTCTTCCGTCCGCATCATCGCCTGGGCGATCACGGCGCCGTCGGCCCGGCTTTCCACCGTCCGGTCCCCCGCCCGCGGATCCTGCGGCCTGACGAAGCGCAACGCCATTTCCCGCAGGGTGCCGGCGGTGCCGCCGGAGTCCGGCCGTGGCGTCACCCTGTCGGTCACCAGCCGCAGCACGCCGACGGCTGGCGGCGGCGGGCGGAAACTACCCACGGGCTGTCCCTCATGCTCCTCGACATCGACCGTCCAGCCGGCCGGCAGCCGGAAGCGGACGGTGTCGGCCCATCCGATGTCGGAGCCGATCCCGTTCTCCCGCCCGATCGGTGATTGTGTCTTGTCGGTCATAGCCCGCTCCCGAAAATTACCGCGCGCACTCCCAACGGTGCGCTGGGACGGATCACCCCGGTGGCGCGCCCGACAATGCGCCCGGTGATGCGCCGGAGCCGGCACCATAGGCGGCCCGGACCTTCCCGCCAATAGCTCGGCGGCAAGGACCGCGGTGGCCGGTCACTCCGGAATCAGGAACTGCACGCCCAGCCAGCGCCAGCGGCCCTCGGCGGCCGGCAGCGTGCAGTTGACGCGGGCGCGGCCTGGCGGGAAGGGATCCTTGATGCGGACCTCCACCCGATCCTCGGCGATGCGCTCCAGGGCGGTGCGGCCCTGGCCGGTGGCGAAGCAGGCCAGCTTGGAGCTGTCGCCAACCCCGTCGGCGATGGTGAAACCCAACGGCGGCGGGTTGACGGTGACCAGGGGGTCGTCGGGCGTCAGGTCCGACACCGGCAGCGGCAGCGCGTTGGCCGCCAATTCGAAGCGGTCGGCGCTGCCATAGGTCTCGTTCATGACGAAGCGGGGAAGGCTCCAGGGATCGGCCTGCGGGTGCAGAACCCCCGATTGCTGGCCGAAGGCCGCGGTGAAGCCCTGATCGATCACCAGTTGCCGCACCGCCAGCGAATATTCCCCCTGCGGGTAGGCGATGATCGCCGGGCGCCGTCCCAGCTCGGCCTGGAAGCGGTCGGACATCCGGCGCAGGTCGGCGGCCACCTGGTCCGGGCTGCGCGCCAGCAGCGACTGGGTGGAGGTGCCGAGCGCCCCGATGGTGACGCCGGCCGCCGCCAGCTGGCGGATTTCGCTCCAGGTCATGTGGGCGGGAGACCCGCGGTCCACCGGGTCGGTGGCGACGAACAGGGTGAAGGGCAGATTGGCCGCCTTCAGCCGCGGCCAGGCTTCGGTGAAGGCGGAACGGCTGGCCTCGTCGATGGTGATCGCCACCGTGCGGTCGGGCAGCGGCTTGCCGGTGCGCAGCGCGTCCAGAATCCTCGGCAGCGGCAGGACCTGATAGTCACCGTCGGTCAGCTCGTCCAGATGGGCTTCGAACTGGTCGACGCGGATGCTGATCGAGGGATTCTGATCCTCGCCGAAGCGGTCATAGGCGAAGACCACCGCGCTGGCGCCCGGCGAAGGCGCGGAGTCGGCGGCGGCGGGCCGGGATGCCGGCACGAACGCGCTCCAGAAGGACAGCGCGGCGGCGGCAAGTACCGTGACGGCACGACGGAACGGCATGGCGCCCTTGCGGAAAAGGCTGATCGGGACGACCTCCGCCCCGACGCAAATGATGTGCCACAGTCGCCGCGGTGCGAACAAGCGCCGACCGCCGCTTTCCCGCGGAGAACAGCGATGCGGTGCGCGCGTGCAACAATGGAACCTCGCCAAACCGGCGCGGGTCGGGATGCCGCCCCATCCTTCCCATCGGCAACCCTCACATCAGCCTTCCACCCGCCGCCGCGTCGGTCAGCAGCGGATAGCGTCCGGCGTCCGGCAACTGGTAGTGCCACCATTCCGACGGGTAATGCTCCCAGCCGGCCCCGACCATCACCCCGAGCAGCAGGGCGCGGTTGCGCTGCTGTTCGGTGGTCAGATCGCTGCGGCCGTGGTGCGACCGCTCGGTCATCGCGTCGAAACCGGTGCCCATGTCCAGCGGCTCGCCCATGCCGTTCACCAGCGTCAGGTCGATGGCGACGCCGCGGGTGTGGTTGGAGCCCTGCCGAGGATCGGCGATGTAGGTCGGATCGGAAAAGGCGTGCCAAAGCCTCCATTGCGCCTCGGCGGGGCGGAAGGCATCGTACACCCGCAGCCGGCAGCCTATGCCGCGGGCCAGCCGGATGGCGTCGCCAAGCCGCCGGGCCGCGTCGGGGTGCAGCAGGCACACCGCCGAGCGGTAGATCGGGACGCCCGACAGATTGTCGGCGGTGGCGTAGAGCAGCTCCAGCTCGATGTCGAAGGCCGGGGGCGTGATCTCGGTCAGCATGAAATGGGCAACCGTCGGCGCATGGGGAGGATGAAGCTCCTCTAGCATGGCCGTGCCGCCATCTGCCATGGTCGCGGATCTGCCATGCCCCCGCCGGCGGACCCGTTCCGGGGATCGGCGCCGGCAGGCGGCATGGGGATGTTGGCTTGCGTGGTATGGATCGGCCGGCGGCGGGATGCCGAGGCCAGGAGGGCGGAGTGATGAAGGTTCTGGGTCTGGATACGGCGACGTCCGGCTGTTCGGCGGCGGTGTGGGACGGATCGTTTCGGGATGCCGGGCAAGCCGATGAGGCCGGTCAAGCCGATGGAGCGCGCGTGACCGTCCGGCGCAGCCCGCCGATGACGCGCGGGCAGGCCGAGCTGCTGGTGCCGCTGGCGCAGGAGGTGCTGGCCGACGCCGGTGTCGGGTTCGCCGATCTCGACCGCATCGCCGTCACCGTCGGACCCGGCGCCTTCACCGGGCTGCGCATCGCGCTGGCCGCCGCGCGCGGCATCGCGGTCGCCCAGGGGCTGCCGGTGATCGGCGTCACCAGCTTCGACGCCATCGCCCATGGCGTGCCGGCGGCGGAGCGCGCCGGCCGCTTCCTGCTGGTCGCCGTCGACAGCCGGCGGGCCGAGCCCTTCCTCCAGCTCTATGACGCGGCGCTGGCCCCTCTCGGTGAGCCGGCGATGCCCGATCCGTCGGCCGTCTCCGCCTGGCTCGAGGCGCTGTGCCCCGCCGCTCCGCTGCTGCTGGCCGGCGACGCGGCGGCGGCGCTGGTCCCGTTGCTGGGCGGTCGGGCCGATCTGGCGCTGGCGTCCGGCGACGGGTTGCCGGATGCCGCCGTGGTGGCGGCGCTGGGGGCGACGCGTCCCACCGGTCTGCCGGCCGAGCCCTTCTATCTGCGTCCGCCCGACGTCACCCTGCCGAAGGCGCCCGGACCGAAGCCCTCCCCCGGACCGGGAGCGGCCGCATGATCGCCGACGCCATCCGCCTCCACCCGGCCGGCCCGCTGGAGGCCGCGGTGGTCGCGGCGTTGCAGCAGGCCTGCTTTCCCGACGACCCGTGGGACGAGGCGTCCATCGCCACCTTGACGGCTCCGCCGGCCGGCTTCGCCGTCATCGCCGCCGATGCGAGGGATCGGCCGGTCGGCTTCGTCATGGCCCGCGTCGCGGCGGATGATGCGGAGATCCTGGCCATCGGCGTGCTGCCGCGGGCACGGCGCGGCGGCGTCGGCCGCCTGCTGGTCGAGGCCGTCGTCACCGGATCCCGTGACCTGGGGGCGACTGCGCTGTTTCTTGAAGTCGCCGAGGATAATCCGGCAGCATGGAGTCTATACAAGGCTTGCGGCTTTTTTTCCGTTGGCCGCCGTCCCGGATATTACAAACGCTCCGATGGTCCTGTCGCGGCGCTTGTCCTCCGTCGCAATCTGGGCGGGGAATAGGGATTAATTTTTTCTGACGATCAGGCGGTGAATCCCCTCCGGCTCCTCCAGTCTTTCGGGGTGGACAGACAGAATGCAGTGCCCCAACTCGATCAAGGATCGTGGAACGTTTTCCAAGGGTTCGCCGGCATTCAGCCGGACTTCGAGGGTCTGCCCCGCGTCCATCCGTTCCACCATCAACTTGGTCTTGACGAAGGTTAACGGACAAACCTGGGAGGTGATGTCGAGAAACAAGTCAGCGGACATTTTTTCGGTCACCGATTCCTCTTTGCGACAAAGGATGGATATTGCACGGCGCAGCAAACCTCTTTATATGGTGAGGTACATATGCTGCGGAGCAAGCTTACATGACCAACGGGTCCCCTTCCAACGCGCTGTTGTCTCTGACCACAGAGATCGTGGCGGCTCATGTCTCCAACAATACAGTGGCACTGACCGATCTTCCGACTTTGATCGAACAGGTCTACAAGTCGCTGGCCAATGTCGGCGTCGAACCGGTGGTGGCGGAAGAGCGGCCGCAACCCGCCGTGCCGATCAAGAAGTCGGTCACCCCCGATTATATCGTGTGCCTGGAAGACGGTAAGAAGCTGAAGATGCTGAAGCGCCATCTCAAGACGGCGTACAATATGACTCCAGAGGAATACCGTGACCGCTGGGGCCTGCCGACCGACTACCCGATGGTCGCGCCGAACTACGCCCGTCAGCGCAGCTCGCTGGCCAAGCAGATCGGTCTCGGCACCCGCGCCCGCCGCGGCGCGTGATCGGATAGGGGTTCCGCAGGGCGGAATGGCGTCGCGACGCGCCGCCGCCCCTGCCCGACCCCTTCGGTCCGCCGCTTCCTGTCGGCCCGTGTTGGCGGCCCGTGTTGTCCACCCTTGCTGATGGCGGATCGTCGACGTGATGGAACGGTCCGGGAGTGCCGGCTGACGGCACGCCGCGATCCTGGCTACGATGTCGGTTGACCGGCAACCGGCGGATCGTGTTATGCACTTGTGGTGCGTGCGACGCTGTCCGTACCGACCTGGCCGCCGTGGTCCGGTGACGGCAGTCCGGCGCGGCGCACAGTTCCGAACCATCGCAGCGGACCGTCGACATGGCTGATGCAAGCTTGGACCAGCCGGGCATGACCCGGACGAGCCCGGAGCGGCGCGAGACGTCAGCGCCCGGGACCGCGCCCGACGCCGTCGGCGTCGAAAAGGACACGGACGTCGAACGGCTGATGGACGGCATCCGTCTCGGCACTCTGGAGGTTCGGCTCGCCCGTTCCGCGGAGGAGATCGACTGGGCGCAGGCTTTGCGCTACCGCGTCTTCTATGAGGAGATGGCGGCGATCCCCTCTCCGGCGATGCAGGCCCAGGGCCGCGATTTCGATGATTACGACGGCGTCGCCGACCATCTGCTCGTCATCGACCATGCCCGCGGCAACGGCCCCGACATGGTGGTCGGGACCTATCGCCTGATCCGCCGGCCGGCCGCCGAAAAGGTCGGCCGCTTCTATTCCAGCGACGAGTACGACATCGGCCGCCTCGCCAGCTATCCCGGCGAGGTCCTGGAATTGGGGCGGTCCTGCGTCGATGCCGGCTATCGCTCGCGCGGCAGCATGCAGCTGCTGTGGCAGGGCATCGCCGCCTATGTCTTCCAGCATGACATCGCCCTGATGTTCGGCTGCGCCAGCCTGCCGGGCATCGATCCGGACGCTTTGGCGGAACCGCTGTCCTATCTCTACCACCACCATCTGGCCCCGGCGGAGCTGCGGGCGACGGCATTGCCGGAACGTTTCGTGTCGCTCGACCGCATGCCGAAGGACCGTATCGATCCGAAGCGTGCGCTCAACATCCTGCCGCCGCTGATCAAGGGCTATTTGCGGCTCGGCGGTTTCATCGGTGACGGTGCGGTGATCGATCATCAGTTCAACACCACCGACGTGTGCATCGTGGTGAAGACCGATCTGATCACCGACAAGTATTTCAAGCATTACGAACGTCGCAGCCGCGACAATCAGACCGGCTGAGGCGATCATGACCCGCACCGCCCGCGCCCTGGGGTCCTCCGGCCGCGGCGCCCTGCGCCTGACGCTGTATCTGCTGTGGACGCTGCTGCTGATCCCGCTGCAAGCCCTGGCGGTGGCGCGCGGCTGGCGGCTGTGCCGGACCCTGCCCGCCTTCTATCACCGGGTCTGTGCCCGGTTGATCGGGCTGGAGGTGGTGGTGCGCGGCAAGCCCGCGGCCGACGGACCGGTGCTGTTCGTGTCCAACCATTCCTCTTATCTGGACATCACGGTCCTGGGCTCGCAGATCGCCGGGTCCTTCATCGCCAAGTCGGAGGTCGGGAGCTGGCCCTTTTTCGGCGTGCTGGCCCGGCTTCAGCGCACGGTGTTCGTGGAGCGCAAGGCGCGCGGCACGGTCGACAAGCAGCGTGACGACATCGGCAGCCGACTTGATGCCGGCGACAGCCTGATCCTGTTTCCCGAAGGCACCTCCAGCGACGGCAACCGCACCCTGCCCTTCAAGACCGCCCTGTTCGCGGTGGCGGCCCGCCGCATCGACGGCCGCCCGCTGGCGGTCCAGCCGGTCAGCGTCGCCGCCACGCGGTTGGACGGCATCCCGATGGGCATCGCCTTCCGCCCCTTCTATGCTTGGTATGGCGACATGGATCTGGCGCCGCACCTGTGGCAGGCCTTCCGCCTGGGCGGCATGACGGTGGAGGTGGAGTTCCACCCGCCGGTGACGATCGACGGCTTTTCCAGCCGCAAGGCGTTGGCCGAGCATTGCCAGAGGATGATCGCCGACGGCGTCGCCCGCGCGATCTCCGGCCGTCCCGACGCTCCGCTGCGGGCGAAGCACGCCGCGCCGCCGCCGGGTGTCGCCGCCGCTTCCGGGAGCACTTGAATCCGCTCTTGTATCCGCCGTGGCGGTCGCCTATAAACAGCGGGCGCGCGGGTGTAGCTCAATGGTAGAGCAGAAGCTTCCCAAGCTTACGACGAGGGTTCGATTCCCTTCACCCGCTCCAAAATTCCCTAGGAAAATCAACGCCTTGCGCGAGTTCCTGGGCTCCTACCCCGAAATATCGTAGACTTTTTGGACCAGTTTGGACCACCCGCGGTCCGCTGGTGTGGTCCAATCTGTCTGGGGATCGGGGCATGGCGACGATCGACAAGCGTGGTGACTACCAGTGGCGAGCCCGTGTCCGCCGCAACGGGAAGTCCGAGACCAAGACCTTCGAGAGCTACGAGGCTGCCCAACGCTGGGCGCTGGAGCTTGAGGGCAAGCTCGTCGGCGATGAGTACCAGGATCGGCGGCAGGCGCGTGCAACCACCCTCGCGCAGGCGTGCGCCTGGATGGCCGAGCACCTCGACCGGCGGCAGGCCGACACCAAAAACAAGGTCAGCAAGCTCAACTATTGGCAGGGCAGTGAGTTCGCCGACTGGTCGTTGGTGTCGCTTCGCCCGGCCGACTTGATTCGCTGGCGTCGCCGGGTTCTTGATGAGGACGGTGCCGACGATGGCGAGGTTGCCGGGCCGGAAGCTGAGGTTGGGCCGCAGACAGTCGTTCACCGTCTCAACGTCCTGGCGCAGATCTACCAGCGCTGGTCCTTGGCTCACGACCAAACCCTCAACTGCCCTGTGACCAAGGGCGTGCGCCCCAGCCTGCCCGGCGGGCGGGACAGGCGATTGGATCCCCATCATGACGAGGACGGCCACGACGAGGAGGTCCGCCTCCTCGCCGCTGCCGCCAAATCGTCGCGGCCATGGTTGCAGGCGGCGATCGTGATCGCCCTGGAGACCTGCATGCGGCAGGCCGAACTTGCGGGGTTGGCGTGGGATCGTGTGCGGCTGGACGCGGCTTACCCTTACGCCGACCTTCTCCGGACCAAGAACGACCGCCCCCGTCGCGTTCCGCTCTCCGCAAGGGCCGTCGAAGCGTTCGCCAGCCTGCGCCCTGACGGCACCATCGCGGCCATCGGCAAGCGTCCGGTCTTGCCGGTTGAAACCGGCCGGGGCGTCGCGCATGCTTTCCGCGACGCCGTGTCCGATGCGGAATTCCCTAACCTAAGGTGGCATGATCTGCGGCATGAGGCCATCAGCAGGTTGTTCGAGAACACCGACCTTCGAGACCACGAGATCATGGCCATCAGCGGGCACCTGCGCCCAGAGATGCTTGCCAGATACACCCATCTTCGGGGTGATAGACTGGGAGCGAGGTTGCCGGGCGGCAGGCTGCATAGGAAGAGCGGTGAATCATGAATCGCTATTCTTTTGACCTGATCATCAAGCATTCCAATGAGACATCATTAAAAGTTCGAAAAGAGTTCCGAAAAGAAGTCTCTAACGTTAAAACAATATTTACAGTTCTTGATAATCTCTTTCGAGGGAAGGAGCAGTATCCAATAAGTCTACAAAGAAATGTACAGCTTGCACTTATATCAAGATTCACAAACCACATTTTTTCCCTGTTTTTACTTAACGAAAGAGGTTTGATTCTTGATGCATTCAACGCATCACGTTCCGCAATAGAGACCACAGCTTTCTATTGGCTGGTCTGTGTGGATCCCGGCGCCGCGAACCTGTACCAAGGAGAAAGAAGTTTAGCGCCTGTGAAAGTAAGGGAAATGCTAGAGGCTCGAGGAGTAGACGTGAAGGATCTACGAGAGCTCTACAGCCTCGAAAGTGGAATCAGCCACGTCGGCAACGACTCCGATAATCTCCAAATTAGATGGGAGGAGAAGAAGAGTGGAAAACTTCTGATTGGTGGCAGCTTCGACCCTGAAGTACAGAAGCATATACTCAACTCCATACCAGCTATGGCCGCCATGTTCGTCCAGCACGACCCTGACTGCACCGTTACCTATGAATGACGGGAACCTCCATGGAGGCGCCTTCCTGTCTATGACTTTGCTGGAATCGCGCTAAGTATTTGACGACGAACAACTTCCTTGCCTACGCCACCATGGCGATCCTACCTTGGGTTGGCGGGTAGCAAGCCATGTTTTCGCTTCGCGAAAACCGTTGACCACTCCCTGCGGTCGCGGACAACGGCTTGCCCTGCCGGGGGCTCAGGGAATGGATACGCAGCAGCGTCGAGGCCGAGGCGGTCGCCCCCGCAGCTCCTCCCCACGCACCGCCCAGGTGTCGGTGCGCATCTCCCGCGACGAGCGCGCCCGCCTGGAGGAGGCCGCAGGGCCGCGCGGCCTCGCCGAGTACCTGCGCGCCGCCGGTCTTCGGCGATCGCCCCGGATCACCCGCAACGTCCCGGCCTTGAACGCGGAGGCGTGGCGCCAGCTGGCGCCGGTCCTCGCGAACCTCAACCAGTTGGCGCGCGCCGCGAACGAGGGGCGCCTCGTCCCGTCGGCCAAGGTACTGCCGGTGCTGGCCGACCTCGCCGTCGTTGCGCGCGCGCTGCGGGCCGCCCTGCTGGGGCAGACGGCCGAGGACGAGGACGCGACGTGATCGGCAAGCTCACCAAGGGCCGAGGCGCACGTGGCCTCGCCGAGTACTTGCTCGGTAGCCACGACCACAGCGGTGAGGAACGCCCCCGGGTGGTCGTGCTCGGCGGAACCTTCGCCGGGCAGCCCCCCCGCGAGCTCTCCCGCGAATTCGGCCAACTGCATGCGCTGCACCCTTCCCTCGGGGTCCACGTGGCCCACGTCAGCTTGCGCGTGCCAACCGACGAGCGCGCCCTCAGCGACGAAGAGTGGCACCGGATTGGCGCCAGCTGGGCCGAGGGTATGGGGTTCGATGGATACGTCGTGGTCGGGCACGGAGACCACGTCCACGTCGCCGCCTCGCGGATCCGGCTCGACGGCTCCGTCGTCTCCGACTCGAACGACTGGGCGAGGAGCGAGGCCATCGTGCGCCGCATCGAGGAGGTGCATGGCCTCCAACGGGTCGAGGCGTCCCACCTCCTCGAACCCGAGCGCGCGGTCACCCACCGGCGGGCGCCAACCGCCGCAGAAATCGCCATTGCCGAACGGGGCGACACCCCGGCCGCACAGGTGATCGCCGACGCCATAGCGGCGCAACTTGACCGTGGCCCCATCGCCGCCAGCGACTTCGTGAAGCAGTTGGAGGAGCGAGGCATTGCCGTCCTGCCGAACCTCTCCACGACCGGCAGGCTCAGCGGATTCGCCTACGAGTTTGAAGGCCACCGCGTGACCGCCAGCGTCATGGGGCGTGGCTTCACTTTGTCGAACATGACCAAACGAGGGCTGGAGTATGACCCGGACCGAGACCTTGAACCGCTCCGTGCGCTCTGCCGCAGCCGTGCGGACGGAGACCCTGCGCGCCGAGATGAACGAACTGGAGCAGATGAGCCAGGACGTGGCCGAGGCGCTGAAGGATCTGCAAACGAGCCGGGCGCAGACCGTCGAGGACTTGGCGCGCCAGTTGGCGCCGCTCGCGGCGGCCATGGCGTCACTGACGGAGGAGACCAGGCGCACGTTGGAGCGCGTGACCCAGCAATCGGCGGCGGGTCATCAGCAGGCAGTGACAGCGGTCAGGGGCTCGACCCAGGCAGCCCAGCAGGCGGCGGACCAGTTGCGGGCGGGGATGCTGCGGGTAGAGGACCAGACCAGGCGCTTGCTGGAGGGGCTGCGCGACGCGAGGGAGACGCCGCCGCCCAGCCCGTGGCCCCCGGCGCTGGTGGCGGCCGTGGTGCCGCTGGCGGCGGTCCTGTGGCTCGCGTGGCGGGTGGGGGTGATGCCGAGCCTGTGATGCTGGAAGGGGACGATGCCGATGCAGCCGGACGATTCCTTCGTCGGTGGGCGGCGGCCGAGCGCCGCAGGCTGACCGCCAACGCCACTCGGCAGACGATCACCGGAGAGGGACTGCCGTCCCTGTCTCTGGGGGGCGGGGGCAAATCTGTTGACGCCGGCGAGCGGCGTCAACGTCAGCAGAAACCTGAAGAGGAGCGCCGACCAATGCCGCAGCCGACCTGTTCCCCCGCGACTGGCCCGGCCTTGCAGCGCGTGCAGGCCCTCGCCGGGCTCGTCCCCTCAGGCGACCGCACCCTTGATCAGGTTCGCCGCCAGCTGGCCGCGTTCGGAGCCGAGACCTACGAGTTCCAGCCGTTACCGCCGAAAGGGTCCGACCTCCCCAAGGAGCGGATCCGCCGGTCCGACGGCGCCGGGGTGGAGCGGTCGCTCGGCTGGCTCAAGCGGATGAACATGCAGGGGTATGACATCTACATCCGCCCGGCCGCACCGGACGGGCACGCCGCGCCGTTCGTGTTCGTGGACGACATCGGCAGCGACGTCGTCCAGCGCCTTGAGGCCGACGGGCTGCCCCTCGCCGTCGGCATCGAGTCCAGCCCCGGCCGTTACCACGGGTGGGTGCGGGTGGGCACCGGCCCCGTGGATCGCGCGGAGGTCACCGAGGCTGCCCGCCTCGTCGCGCAGCGGTATGGGGGCGACCCCTCGTCCGCGGATTGGCGTCACTACGGCAGGCTCGCCGGGTTCACGAACCGGAAGCCCGAGCGGCGCACCCCAAGCGGCCAGCCCTTCGCGATGCTCCGGGCAGCCTCGGGCGGCAACGTCGCCCCGGCCGCCGAGAACCTGCTCTCCGACGCCCGGCAGGCGATCGAGTGGGCCGAGCGCGCCCGCCAGCGAGCCGAGCAGGAGCGTCGGAGCCTCGCTGCCTACCGAGGCGACCGACGCCAGCTGGAAGGCGCTATGGCGGCATTCCTCGACGTCCGCGAGAAGGTCCGCACCGCCAAGGAGGGCGACCAGTCGGCCCGAGACTACGGTGCCGCGTTGGCGCTGCTGCGCCGCGGCTACACCGACGAGCAGGTGGCCGCCGCCATGCGGCAGGCGTCCCCTCATGCAGAACAGCACAGGTCCAGTCGGGATTTCGACTATGCCGAGCACACGGTTGCCAAGGCCCGCCGCACCATCGATTCCACGCCCTCGCCTTCGAGGGCGCCCGGACCACGGAGACGATGATGCGCGACGATGACGCCGACGACCTCCCCCCTGAGCACACCCCATACGCCGACCTGCTGCGTTGGCTGACGCAGCGCCTGGGGCGCCGTCCGACTCTCGCTGAGGTGGCCGAAGTCCGCGCAGCGCAGCGCGAGGCAAGCCGCCGCCGGGCGCGGAGGGCGCCCCGGCCCACGCTTGGAGGACAGCGGGCGCCCTCCCCCCGGGAGATCGTCCGCGAACTCCTCACCGGCCCGGAGGGCGTGGCCATGCTGGCCGCCATCGGCATGTTGCCGGTACTGCTGGCAGGGCTGGCGCAGACGCGCCGCCACGACGAATGGCTCACGAGACCGGAGACCGTCCAGCGCCTCGCCAAGGCCGCCGCCGAAGCGCCTCGGACTCCTCAGTTCGAGCTCCCCATGCGACGCCAGATTGCTGGGCTTCGCGCCTACTTGGAGTGGAAGCTCGGGCTTGACGACGAACCTGTTCCGGTCGGGTTCATGCCAGCCGAAGTCGAGACCGTGAATCCCAACGTCGCCGCCGCTGTCAACGCAGGGACCGACGATGCTGCCCGAGCGCTGCTGGCACAGCTGGAGGCCATTTCAGAAAGCGGCGCTCGGCTGATGTTGCGGCGGCTGCGCGACGAGGGCGCCCAGCTGCTCCAGCAATATGGCGCCTCACTCGGATGGCGGACGGGCGAGCCGCCAATCGGCCTGGTTCAACCGCCGCCTCCACCGCCACTCCCGAGTGAGGCAGAGGAGGACTGGGCAGCTATCTCGGCAGCCACGGCGCCGACGCCACCGTCTCCAGGCAACCCCCGATGAGCGTTGCCTACCGAATCGTCGGCGGCATCACCGAGACGGCGGAGATCCCGGCAGAGGGGCTGCCGGTGATGCTCTCCCGCGCCGACCTGCACCCGCGTCTCCTGCTGCCGGGGCAGGAGGGCGAGCACTGGCCCGCCCTCCTGCCCGTCGTCAGCGAGATCTCGGCGCGCGTGGCGCCGTGGGCCACTTGGTGGTGGGGCCCGACCATCGAGGGCGACTGGCGGGCACCTGCATATTTCGGCGGAAAGCACCCAGCGGGAACGGCGGAAAGCGCCCGGGCAGAACGGTGAAAGCGCCCAGCCGTTTCGGTGAATTCGCCCACCCGTAGGAGTGGTGGTATCGGGGTCCGAACCAGCCTTTGGCATCCCCATGATCTTTCCACGGCACAGGCCAAGGAGGATCGGGATGCCCCGAGCGAGGTCGGACATGCGGCGGATCAGAGAAGTCCTTCGTCTGCGGGATGAGTTTGGCGCCAGCCAACGGCAGATTGCCGATGCCTGCCGGCTGCCGCGCAGCACCGTGCGCGATTACCTGGAGCGGCTAC from Azospirillum sp. B510 includes:
- a CDS encoding polysaccharide deacetylase family protein, which encodes MPFRRAVTVLAAAALSFWSAFVPASRPAAADSAPSPGASAVVFAYDRFGEDQNPSISIRVDQFEAHLDELTDGDYQVLPLPRILDALRTGKPLPDRTVAITIDEASRSAFTEAWPRLKAANLPFTLFVATDPVDRGSPAHMTWSEIRQLAAAGVTIGALGTSTQSLLARSPDQVAADLRRMSDRFQAELGRRPAIIAYPQGEYSLAVRQLVIDQGFTAAFGQQSGVLHPQADPWSLPRFVMNETYGSADRFELAANALPLPVSDLTPDDPLVTVNPPPLGFTIADGVGDSSKLACFATGQGRTALERIAEDRVEVRIKDPFPPGRARVNCTLPAAEGRWRWLGVQFLIPE
- the ddpX gene encoding D-alanyl-D-alanine dipeptidase, giving the protein MLTEITPPAFDIELELLYATADNLSGVPIYRSAVCLLHPDAARRLGDAIRLARGIGCRLRVYDAFRPAEAQWRLWHAFSDPTYIADPRQGSNHTRGVAIDLTLVNGMGEPLDMGTGFDAMTERSHHGRSDLTTEQQRNRALLLGVMVGAGWEHYPSEWWHYQLPDAGRYPLLTDAAAGGRLM
- the tsaB gene encoding tRNA (adenosine(37)-N6)-threonylcarbamoyltransferase complex dimerization subunit type 1 TsaB; protein product: MKVLGLDTATSGCSAAVWDGSFRDAGQADEAGQADGARVTVRRSPPMTRGQAELLVPLAQEVLADAGVGFADLDRIAVTVGPGAFTGLRIALAAARGIAVAQGLPVIGVTSFDAIAHGVPAAERAGRFLLVAVDSRRAEPFLQLYDAALAPLGEPAMPDPSAVSAWLEALCPAAPLLLAGDAAAALVPLLGGRADLALASGDGLPDAAVVAALGATRPTGLPAEPFYLRPPDVTLPKAPGPKPSPGPGAAA
- a CDS encoding GNAT family N-acetyltransferase produces the protein MIADAIRLHPAGPLEAAVVAALQQACFPDDPWDEASIATLTAPPAGFAVIAADARDRPVGFVMARVAADDAEILAIGVLPRARRGGVGRLLVEAVVTGSRDLGATALFLEVAEDNPAAWSLYKACGFFSVGRRPGYYKRSDGPVAALVLRRNLGGE
- a CDS encoding sulfurtransferase TusA family protein — protein: MTEKMSADLFLDITSQVCPLTFVKTKLMVERMDAGQTLEVRLNAGEPLENVPRSLIELGHCILSVHPERLEEPEGIHRLIVRKN
- a CDS encoding MucR family transcriptional regulator; translated protein: MTNGSPSNALLSLTTEIVAAHVSNNTVALTDLPTLIEQVYKSLANVGVEPVVAEERPQPAVPIKKSVTPDYIVCLEDGKKLKMLKRHLKTAYNMTPEEYRDRWGLPTDYPMVAPNYARQRSSLAKQIGLGTRARRGA
- a CDS encoding GNAT family N-acetyltransferase — translated: MADASLDQPGMTRTSPERRETSAPGTAPDAVGVEKDTDVERLMDGIRLGTLEVRLARSAEEIDWAQALRYRVFYEEMAAIPSPAMQAQGRDFDDYDGVADHLLVIDHARGNGPDMVVGTYRLIRRPAAEKVGRFYSSDEYDIGRLASYPGEVLELGRSCVDAGYRSRGSMQLLWQGIAAYVFQHDIALMFGCASLPGIDPDALAEPLSYLYHHHLAPAELRATALPERFVSLDRMPKDRIDPKRALNILPPLIKGYLRLGGFIGDGAVIDHQFNTTDVCIVVKTDLITDKYFKHYERRSRDNQTG
- a CDS encoding lysophospholipid acyltransferase family protein, with amino-acid sequence MTRTARALGSSGRGALRLTLYLLWTLLLIPLQALAVARGWRLCRTLPAFYHRVCARLIGLEVVVRGKPAADGPVLFVSNHSSYLDITVLGSQIAGSFIAKSEVGSWPFFGVLARLQRTVFVERKARGTVDKQRDDIGSRLDAGDSLILFPEGTSSDGNRTLPFKTALFAVAARRIDGRPLAVQPVSVAATRLDGIPMGIAFRPFYAWYGDMDLAPHLWQAFRLGGMTVEVEFHPPVTIDGFSSRKALAEHCQRMIADGVARAISGRPDAPLRAKHAAPPPGVAAASGST